Sequence from the Bicyclus anynana chromosome 2, ilBicAnyn1.1, whole genome shotgun sequence genome:
cagtttatagttttaaatagtttattgagaacaattattaattaagtaaacgTCTGATAGAGCACAGTTCAATGGAAAAAGAGACCGATCACAGAGAACAGTTAACATAGACAACAAACTAGTGATTGTTAAGCGGCCACACTATCAACATCCTCTCCTGGACGCGTACACTTTGGAATCAATCCCATAGCTGCTGCAAAAACCTCATGCTTCGGCCGATGCAGACCCTTGGTTAGACTGTCTGCGACCATGTCTCCAGTGCATCTATATTGTATTGCGACTTGCTTGGCTGCAATCTTCTCCCGTACAAAGTGGTAACGGATGTCTATGTGTTTACTTCGGGCATGGTAGACAGCATTTCCTGAAAGACTAATCGCGCTTTGATTATCACAGTAAAGAGTTATTGGTGTACCTTTGAGGTCAGGCTGAAACTCGTCTGCCAGCTGTTTCAACCAAAGAGCTTCCTGTATGCTGTATGCTGATGCTAAAGCCATATATTCTGCCTCACTCGTTGAAAGTGCTATAGTTTGTTGTTTTTTGGAGTTCCAACTTATTGCAGCtccctgaaataaaaatatatacccagTGCAAGATCTTCTGTCTTCAATATCATTTGCCCAATCTGAGTCACTATAGCCTGAAATATATCCATCAGCATTCttcttataaattaatttcatatgtATTGTAGCTTTCAAGTACCTCATTACTCGTTTCAGAGCTGCCCAATGTTCTTTAGTAGGTTGACTATTGTATCTACTCAAAGAATTCACAATGTAAGTAATATCTGGGCGAGTGCCCTGTGATAGGTATAATGAGCAGCCAATTATTTCTTGATatggaatattatttaaaatttcttctTGACTTTCAGCCTTCTTTAACTTAACATTGGCATCAGCTGGTGTCCACATTGGTTTACAGTGAATCATTCCAAATCGTTCAAGTATCATGCTTATGTAGATAGATTGATCAATagagatttcattattttcttgtaCAATGTTAAAACCAATACAATGTTTTGCTATTCCTAAATCCTTCATATAGAATGTATCGCTTAATTTTCCTTTTATCTTATGTGAGGTATCCTCATTATTGAAAAAGAATAGTATGTCATCTACATACACTGCTATGAAAAGCATATAATTTTCACTCAAAATATGGTGGTAAACACATGGATCTATGTTTGATCGAGTCATtccaatatttaacaaaatactatttaattttttattccattGTCTGCTGGCTTGTTTAAGCCCATATATTGACTTGTTTAATTTACATACTTTATTTTGATCTTCATAGCCAGGTGGTAAGGACATGTAAATTTCTTCATCAATTTCACCTTGTAAGAATGCAGTGACGGCATCCATTTGATGTATTTTAAGCCCATATTTGGCAGCAAGACCAATTAGATATCTTATAGATATATAACGTACGACTGGGGCGTATACCTCATTGTAATCTATGCCTTTGACTTGTTTGTATCCTTTAATCACCAACCTCGCTTTATAACGAGTAATAGACCCATTTCCATCCATCTTAGTTTTAAAACCCATCTGCTGGGAATTACTGATTTTCCTTCTGGTAAGTCAACCTGTGTCCAcgtattattctttattaatgACTGATATTCTTCATGCATAGCTCTCTTCCATTCATCAGCTTTTTCGCTGTGAAGAGCTTCTTGAAGACTTTGTGGatcattattcaataaattcatTGTTGACTCAACATTTTGACACATTAGTGATGAGGGACTCTGATTAACATCATCATTGCGCCGTCTTCTTCTCTGCTGCAATGGTCTAAGATTAGGTACCACTGGGGAGTCAAGTGACTCGTCAGGTATGTATGTCTCATCATTAACATTTTCGAATTGATCAGAATCATCTGAAAGAAAAATACTCTGTGAAGCATCCTGTGtttcattaatgtttttttttcacagatTCTTCAGGTTCATCACTTAaaggtaagtaaatattttccttttttattacttcattataactttcctttttattttcttctaattCTAAGTTATGTCTActaatttcattttctttttcaggTAAATTATCTAGTTTATTTCTTCTAATTGAAGCTTCAAGGAATACAACATCTCTACTAATAACTGCCTTTTTTGTTTCAGGATCTAGCCTTTTGTACAGTCGCTATATCCAACAAATATTAACTTACGTGACTTTACATCAAGCTTAGTTCTGTTTTGTTTAGGGATAAGCACCATTGCAGAACATCCAAATATTCTCATGTGACTGAGATTTGGTTTTTTGCCAGTCCAAACTTCATGAGGCGTCGCATCAGATAAGGTACAGGTGGGAGAGCGGTTCACAATGTATGCAGCTGTAGCAACCGCTTCTGCCCAATATGTGACCTGTAATTCAGCATTTGTAATCATGCATTTAGCGCGCTCAATCAAGGTTCTATTCATCCTCTCACTGAGTCCGTTTTGCTCAGGAGTATGTACATTAGATGTTTGGTGCAGTATGCCATGTGTCTTTAAGTAggattcaaaattattttttttgtattcagtTCCATTATCGcttcttaaaattttaattttgctatttaaCTCATTTTCTACCCTGTTTTTAAATTCCATAAATTTTTCCAATACttcatttttacttttaataaaatatacatgtaCTCGTCGAGAAAAATCATCAATAAAGGTTACAAAATACCTTGCCCCTCCAATAGAAGTATGTTTCATCGGTCCACATACATCACTGTGGATTAGCTCTAGCAAGCTTGTTGCTCGGGAGCCTTCAATAGGGAATGGTTTTCTTGTCTGTTTTCCTTCAAGACaggttaaacaaatattatttcccTTTCTTGTTGAAAACTTTACACCTTCAGTATGGTTAGGTATTTTCTGAAGATAAGTGAAATTTAAGTGGCCCATCCTTTGGTGCCACAGATAAGTATCATCAGCTGTAGCCATCATGACTGATGGAATGAAGCAAGTGTTTAACAGATATGTTTCATTAATCAGTTGTGCCTCAGCAATTAACTTGTTACTAGGATTGTAAATTTGGCAACCATATTCATTAAATGATACTCTGTAtccacttttaattattttactaacagACAACAAATTCGTTTTAAATTCAGGTACATATAATACATTTCTCACCTGTATTGAATCGGTGCTGCCATCCTTTGTTTTTACCTTGATACATACATTACCGCAGCATTCAACCTTCAATAATTTGTTGTTAGCTATTCTTATAGTTGGTACAGATGAAGGAGTGACATCAGTGAGCCATTCACGGTGCATGGTCATATGCATAGATGCCCCTGAGTCAACATGCCAAAGATTGTAGTCATTTGTTGTACAAGCTGAAAAAGCTGCAACATATCCTGtatttttatctgtttttttaatatttgtctttTTATGCCAGCAATTTTTACTGAGATGGCCGTACTTATTACAAGAAAAGCATCTAGGACCTTTCTTATCACTTTTGGGTTTGTTTGCATAAAGAGCGGTAGTGTCTGAaactttcaaaatcaaattcaaaatcaaaaatcatttatttcaagtaggctcagtttacaagcacttttgacacgtcagttgactatttgtaaagattctaccaccggttcggaaggcaggtcctgctgagaagataccggcaagaaactcaacagttgctcttttgaaaaagtcatacagtattataatttacaattgataacaattactgtttacatttcttgtagttttacttcctgtgtgaaggtggaagctgatccaacgacctccaagcatctttatcattaaggaactcatcaatgttgtagtaccctcgactaagtagatgttttttaacacattgcttaaagctatgcattggcaggtccatcacagtcttggggatcttattatagaagagtacacccaaacctacaaaagatttttttactctttggagacgatatgcagaaataactaacttatgcccgtgtctagtaagacgtgggtataaatctccttttcgtttgtacaaattaatattttgtcttacatatactatactgttatatatata
This genomic interval carries:
- the LOC128198607 gene encoding uncharacterized protein LOC128198607; the protein is MPVATSITQCYCFDKKQVALNLNQPSNKPPPPPAAPRPRRLTAAKEQHKVSQKQSPIQRNPRKYRARSGSPFSAELRRALPDAQNAKQVWERLAKAFEDSGLTRKVGLLKELINTNLENSLSVEDYVNKIMTAAHKLRNINFHVDDEWLGTLMLAGLSEVYRPMIMGLESSGMKISADLVKNKLLQEVKRASMHMTMHREWLTDVTPSSVPTIRIANNKLLKVECCGNVCIKVKTKDGSTDSIQVTYWAEAVATAAYIVNRSPTCTLSDATPHEVWTGKKPNLSHMRIFGCSAMVLIPKQNRTKLDVKSHDSDQFENVNDETYIPDESLDSPVVPNLRPLQQRRRRRNDDVNQSPSSLMCQNVESTMNLLNNDPQSLQEALHSEKADEWKRAMHEEYQSLIKNNTWTQVDLPEGKSVIPSRWVLKLRWMEMGLLLVIKRGW